Sequence from the Microplitis demolitor isolate Queensland-Clemson2020A chromosome 2, iyMicDemo2.1a, whole genome shotgun sequence genome:
ctattcaaatttcgcgctCTGCGGAATCAGTATTTTgataatagtattaattaattagttaattaattaactaattaattaatttaataaatcagtcAAAGATAAATAAACGATTGTACATAacttgttaatattaataacaaattaattaattaattatcattaagaAGTACCTCGACTAAAATGATTGACGTGATGTCAATTTGTTCACGTCTATCACTCAAATGATAACGAGTATTCAATCaatagtattaaattttatttaaaagacattttttcgttaatttaaaattttttatttatactaaatactcaaaatttaatatttatacacatacatatatatatatatatttttttttttatgaaaatgtcttttattatttaaattgaattgttgatattttttcagtagttaatttatttttattttcactattgttattatgataaattgataattaaattgttaatttaacaaaaataataaaatatcaatggaTTATCGGTAGAGATAATTGTTGAGTGCACTAGTCATACAgcacttttaattattatgtgtttttaaatttaattttttgtataatatcAGACGTgcatttttaatgtaaattattttaaaattttaaaaattattatttaaatgagtgagatgttaaatttatcatggatgtgtataataaaaaaaataaaccggtaacaattcaaattcgtcgtttatttatttatttttatttttattttttaaacttcctgctatgaaaattgaaaattaaaaaaaaaaaaagttgttggTTTCggttcgatttttgaaaatcgacttttcatcagatgttcTGATAATCAAGACttttctgagaatcctagagaaatcctagcgaaatcctagacaaatcctagagaaatcctagagaaaacttagaaaaatttctttctttaaaaatcctagagatatcctagacaaatcctagcgaaatttgtttctctgaaaaTAAACTATCGTTAGAgtattagtttagaagttagaggcattttaattttcagttgCGTTCGAAAAAAATCTCTATTTGTGGATTATGAggtttgaaataaatacaaatttattttttgaatttaaaatgaaattttattcaccTCATGAATTAAAACTAAATGTGGAACAGTAacaagataattaaatatgtaaacaccctgaataaatattattcctcctccataaattataattaaacttaaaataaaatgaattaatccGTTAAAAAGTAAACCAAAACCCTGGTTAGGTTGACGAGTAAATTTACCAAGTGCCGCAAGAGAATTGTgaccttttaaaattttccaatcgTAATTTTCCTCGCGCTTTAACGATCTAATAAAACGCTCCCCATGATAAACACAAAGTGAAAAGTAAAAGCAATAAAAGTTGATAGTCCATTAAAAAATACCTCAATACaagacaaatatatatatttttacgactatttaaattacaattttatttcaaaatttaaacagccaattatttaaattgacatttttaaatattattattatcattaatagtCATTACAACTATTTACATACTCCATGTGCTGTTACTAttgattgtattttatttatttatatgtcaattaaaaaaaaaagtttacaattTATGATTacaactaatatatatatttatatatttattagggtagtttagaaaaaaatttcaattttcttcaGTCGCCTTTCAAAAAATCTGcggctagaaaaaaattttttgtaatttttaaattttgccgcgaaaaacaaattttgaaaattttcaaaatttctaagcagtctcaaatttttttactcaaacttctcaacattttttttccatcaaattttttaaaagggcgggaaaaattcaaatttttttttgtcagacTTTGAATGCGAGAgcgggaaaattcaaattttttttttatccacccTAATacatatactatatatatttatatgtttacaGTTGTagagtgaaataaatatattttcacaatttacatattatacttattacatatatttattattacatatttaaatttatagcagAAAATTACAGAGACATTATTGCGcctcgttaattttttattgactagTAAATCggcgtaaataaaaaataacaaccaTTATATATTCAAGTTTTAAAGACTTATtcataatatacatatatatttaattaattaacgtttaattatttaaaagaggctccagataaataattacccacccttacaatatttatatttaattattaccattataaatatgatttgaaatattttctcgGATTGACATGTCAAGATTAATTATgtaatgtaataatttattaattactccaAGTTatgttatacatatatatatatttctcacTCTTCAGCATCGGGAAATATCTCAAAGTAACTAAAAGCTTCTAtagatgaaaatattttgaaaagctCATTTTAATTTggtcataaataataacttatgtttattaagtaatttcttattgttgtaaataaataaatttaaaatgtaaaaataaaaaatctagttTACGAGAGAATACAAGAGTTTCTTTTACCGCCGGAACGCTCGCGTATTTGCTGCAAATGTTGCAGTTGTTGAAGTGACGGTACATGGGCGGTGCTGGTGCGCGAATTATGCTGAGGCGGAGGTAAAGATTGACGTCTTCTGCGTCTCAATGCTGGACTCAGATTGTACTTGACCTTCGCCTGGACCAACAACTCTTTAAATACTTGAGTTATGTTGAAGTTGTCCTTTGCCGATACTTGAACGAATCCGTTTTCCCATTCAGTCTCCACTAATTCTCTTGTCCGTTCTGTATTTACCTggaactaatttaattattgtattactTGAAAATCATTTGAGTTCTCAAGAACTCAttggagtaaataatttaattatttcagtaattactcgataattttaaacttgagtttaaattttttttatatatttataagagaTTACATCTCTAGCGGCTTaactattcaatttaaaaaaaaaagtcattatactttttcttaggaaattttatttgctacAAATAAAGTCTGaggtaaaattttcataaaattattattttgaaagttataagcatttatattttcaaaaaaattatcaaaatattaattagatgGACAatcattcttttaaaaatttataactttttaacgattgattttatggtaatttttataagaaccttttatgtaggaaattaaattttctataaaaaaggtctgatacaaaattttcataaactcattatttcaaaagttataagtatttatatttttaattaaaatttcaaaaaaatttattcgatgACAGtcattcttttaaaaatctataactTTGCAAGGATTGATTTTATGGTAATTTCTATAAAgaacttttttataggaaattaaatttcctataaaaaatgtctcatacaaatttttcatagactcattatttcaaaagttataagcatttacatttataattaaaatttcaaaaaaattaaatcaatgaaaataattcttttaaaaatctataactttttaacaattgattttatggtaatttttataaggaccttttttataggaaattaaatttcctaaaaaaaacttcctgagaaatttttaataaaatcaatagtttagacgctaaagtaatttaaaagtgatttatttaattatttaaatcaactcATGAAATCAGGtcacgataaataattaaaactagtGACAATAATTGACTTTAAAGTTACCAAGTACTTGTAACTATAAAACAATAACTACAATAATTAACCCACCGTTAATTAGTGTAGCAAAATGTAGACATGAGTGCATACCTCTGAGTCGGAATCAGTCTCGTTGTCATTTTCTATAACCAGATCAACTTTATTCCCGACGACGACTATCGGAACGGTTCCTTTACTAGCGAGTATTTGGGATCTGAGGGCTTCAACTTCGGCAAACGTACTGGCATCATTAACATCATAGACCAAAACAAATGCATCTGCTGACCTTATTGACAATTCTCTCATTGCTGGGAAATCATATGAACCCGAAGTGTCGAGTATGTCAAGAGTTAATTGGATTCCCGATACATTGAAATCGCCCCGATGCATTTCCTCGACAGTCCGTTTGTACTTTGGTGAAAATGTATTGTaaagaaattgatttattatcgctgattttccaacttttgctgCTCCCATAACGACTATTTTGTGTCGGGCTGGCGCATCTGATGATTTTTCGTCTGTTTCTGACTCTACGAGTCTTtcatttctataaaaaaaaaaaaaataaataaaagtggaAGCcggaaattaaattactcttattattggaaaaattttctgtgaAGACTTTGACCTCTTGAAAGGGTTGGAAGTCTAcagaagatgatgatgatgaagaagaagaggaagaaggATAATAAAGAAACAACAAAACGACcttgattaatttgttttaattaattgaagaaaacGACAGGTCGGAGAATATTACGCACACCAGGCGGTCGTAATTAAATCCAAGCTTTACTTTCAGCAATGTGTGTTCTCTAGTCAACTTTAATAAACCCCAATCTACTGTACTCTATCCTGTATCTCCACCGAGGAAATGACTGTCAATAAGTCTGCGCactactaataaatttaaacttaaacaATAGTTAACtaataatacatttaatttaatttgttttttttttttacttttaaattaaaactttgaaattttctaaaaaataaattacgttaacatttaacaaaattaaaattttttttttattttgtatcagacaataattattttttttttttgataaatgaaaaatttatgaatttaaattgttgattatttttgcaaGGGAGGTTGACTCGcacacttttaaattaataaaaaaaaaaaaaattatatttttaatattacaaaagttttttcgTTAGTGTAACTTTAAAgagttttaaaatcaatataaaaatccCCGATTCTAGTAccgaaattaaaaactaaaacttataaagttataaaattctctTATCTCAATAAGCCAAAACTTTACCACAGCGTAATTTACTCGACAATCCCCTCAACTCTTTGAAGTACTCTGACATCAAGGGGCTCTTGCAATtctaaataacataaaattcaaaaaaaaaatattccctTTGACAATGGGGTCgccggaaaaaatttttctacgacCAAAAacgcgggaaaatttaaaacccaaaaaaatgaatttctttaaatttaattgagcaAAAATAATGTTCCTTCGTAAGCCGGCTCATGAGCGTTACCTAAAGTCCTTGAGAAGTtacacaatatattttttttatgtttttgttGCCGAGTTTCTATGGCGGTTTCACAAACACCCACGATAATCCTCTCTAGGTTTACTAGCCCTGTGCAAAAGGGATATGAGCGTAATGATGGCAATCAACGTTTGTTACACAAggtcctttttttatttttattttattttctcactttattttactcctttcaaagtttttttgacGTAACAAGACTCATCAGTGGTTTTACTACCTAAGGATTTTTATCCAGTTAAATCTTTAATCCCTTAAAGATCCActttctctatatatataaggcTATGATAAATGAACTAACACTGGTGTAGCGGTGCTACTTGTTGGTGTTATCCTACCGGTGTTAAAGTGGTGTATATATGGAGTAAATTAATTCTGATCGGGGTATAAGGGTGTGAGTACAcgtgttttgaaatttacaaaacagaaataaaataataatatttttaaaaaattaaaaaattatcaaaatgtggaaatttttgatcgcatatcaaattaaatatttaggaacaaaataataattatttttatcataactcTGAGGTAAGAACAGATTTAAagatgaaaaatgaatcattgataattaaatttaaattttcccgccgatttagtttgaaaaaaaatttgaatctcaAAAACCTGTTTTCCATACTACATAACTAACATTAATATGTGATTATGGGGAAACCGGCtgaccaatttcaaaacacagtaactgaaaaatttttaaaaatcgattttttagtatttttagttctaATGGAGTCTCGTGTACTTGATTCAatgcatatttaaaaaactttttttttcagttactgtgttttgaaatcgGGCAGCCGAAATGTTCTCggattttttcataaattggtAAATCTGTCGTATCATtcattttgaaacaaaaaaattttttttaaaatttgaaatgcaATTTctgatattgaaaaataaaactatactACTTTTTTACACTGATAATactaggaaaaattttaacaccggcATAGTGTGTGAACTTacaccagttttttttttttacataaatatatatatagagaaatATGTGTTtagtacaaaataaaaaatataaagtatagaGACTTGAAAGAAGGAtcaatgaaatgaaaaaaaaatttatatatatatatataattacctGATACTTTTAGTAGGTCcatcttctttttcttcttttaaagAAGAAGATGGTTGAAGACTAAATCTCCTACGAAATTGATGTCTACTCTTCATCATTTGCCGTCGTGGTTCTGATGACAcaattctagaaaaaaaaaatttatatagatatgaaATCAAGTAAAAGTAATAAGAGCTTAGCtgtgaagtaaaaaaatatcgtgtTACAGAAATATGaactttcaaatataaaaaagaaaagaatacgtgatattttatattttatactttttaataaaattcttgatgaatttcaaaatacatgtatatatagagTACAGATGTATAACAACTGAAATTGAACTTtggaataattattctaattgaTTCGGAAAGGAACTTTCCACCgttcattttttatcgttttttttctttcttgatgcttatgaattttttattgggaAACTTTTGAAACATCGAGCATGATTGGCAATAAAAGAGTAATATCTGTTGTGAATCAAATTTAccaattttagaaaatatgtaacatgataaaaattacggTCCAACtcgttcatttaatttttatcgcgggtaatatttgaaattttaaaaatacggaCGTCGCGACTCGTGTAATTTTTGgcgacgatttttttttaagtgcttaatgaatattatcacCGAGTTGCTGATGAGATTCTGCGCAAAAAGAGTACCCACATTGATATATTTGCACAAAGTtgacaaaatatgaaaatttatgagaaatttttttttaaattaaaaaaaaaaaaagaaaaatatgactttagaatagataataaaattctacgtgaaatgagtacccacatcaatatatttaaactaGTCCATTAAAAGCACTGAATGTCAgcttcataaataattaccatataaattaaacaatgacCTACTTGCACTCTAtcgttgtgggtactcattcaaCAGGGAATTTTATCAACTATTCAAATATCCTAATcatttttgcataaaaatttttccactctaaatttatcatctcatcttttaaatacttggaaaaacatcaattttaaaaaataaaattcaccaagtaaaaaaaaatttatatttttttacattaaatttttaataaagttgttgagcaataaaaatattaagttatttatatgtaaatttaaattttacgttaccgatatatgtaaataaagtttaaatgtCTAGTGCTCTCGAGTATTGAAATCAGGACTCCACTACTAGGTCAAGAGGTTGTTgcacattttttataatcttcgAATCGTCATTTATCGATGCCACCCACACTCGcgttcatattttataattccaTATAAAAGTTATGACATGTTAACGTAGATTtcaatagaatttattttcgcACCCTCTTATCTCGTGAGATGGGAAGCATTCATCGGATCTAAATGGATTTACTAGTCAGATTGATatgaaaattctattttacgaaaaatttttattttttttaatcgtaaaaaaataaaaaaaatttatatatatatatatatatatatatatattttttttttttttttttctgttgtctttaaacaaataatatttttcaatatttttctatcagcAATTTAACACAAACATTGAAATGTATACAGAAATTTATATCACATCTTTTCAATTCGATCTCAGTTGACGTGTAGCAATTTGCACTTTAATTACAGTTTCATCTGAAacgtaactaaaaaaaagcgcgtataatacaattaaaaaaaaaaaaaaaaaaaaaaaaaaaatagaaaatggatgaaaatgttaaaagcTAGTACCATAGACATGTCAAGTTCCATGTATTAAATTACAGGACAACGTAAAACAccagaataaataaactggCTTTTCTCCCCTGGCTATCATTATTCTTGTCggtaaaaggaaaaaaaaaaaaataaaattacgccGATAACATTTTTTGGATACCCGCACTTAGTACACAAGAAGAAAGAGGTTACAAAATTACCGTGTTCTTTCAGCAAGACAAACTATTCGACCcttgtcatttttattagtaCTCTCCCTTGGATAACTTTCACTATTCACGCTTACCCTTacttttctaataaaatattactaattataattatttatacagttACGACTTACGAATTGACTCATTAACATCTTTATTAACCATCTTTCACTTTATTGCCAAGTTTGGGAATAAAGGATGCTGGGAAGTGAGATaacatttttggaaatttgtttttgaaaataaatatatttaattactatgtattaaaatttatagagcGAAATgattacttgaaaatttaaaaatgattaacagaaattaaaatatcagtCTTTAGTTCAACggatgaaatttgaaatttcgtgaaaaatttttatttgaaaagttcagaaaaattatgacttttacttttttggaATCTTTTTACTACAGGACACTAATTTTTTCACTAGAGAACactatttttggaaaaaaaaaatttctctcgtgtttgatattttttctactGGAGAACAGTATAAAGAACGAAAAACGTTTATATTATACGTAGTTATTCCTGACAGGAGAAAATCTACGTATAATATAAGCGTCCATATATAGCAGTTTTGAACTacgaaaaaagaaataaaattataaattgagtaTATGGCTGTAGTACAGCTGACGGTGCAAAATTCCTGTAATAATTCAGCGGATGGTTTTGATAAAATTGCAATTTAATGCAACAGGTGACAGATAATGAGAAATAaagtgaaatatatatacaatgtaTGTTCAAAGCTATCTCTTGGTGGAGTATATATATGGACTAACGACCGATTTTCGTGGTCTAATGTCGGTCTAGCTTCAACCGCGATAGAATTAATTCCTGCGCGGGCTTAATAGACCGACTTGGTTGAATAATGCGTAAAATGTATTTCATGCGGGTAATTATCAGTTATCACATCGTTTGATACTGAATCTCatctacactgtgaaaaatttccaacaaattttactatgggcgtattgtaacaccggaccataagaaaactgctacaaaatttacaagtatcccatagtaaacgtatgcgcataggtccccaTCGTGTcatctgcgcataccgtttactacactgtcaaaaatttccattaaattttactatgggtgcattgtaaccccggaccataagaaaactgctacaaaatttacaagcgccccatagtaaacgtatgcgcataggttccaatcgtgtcgtctgcgcataccgtttactatggggtacttgtaaattttgtagcagttttcttatggtccggggttacaatacacccatagtaaaatttaatgggaagttttcacagtgtaataaacgtatgcgcataggtcccaaatGTGTcatctgcgcataccgtttactatgggacacttctaaattttgtatcaattttcttatggtccggggttacaatacacccatagtaaaatttaatgggaatttttcacagtgtaataaacgtatgcgcataggtcccaaatGTGTcatctgcgcataccgtttactatgggacacttctaaattttgtatcaattttcttatggtccggggttacaatacacccatagtaaaatttaatgggaatttttcacagtgtatgggacacttgtaaattttgtatcaattttcttatggtccggggttacaatacacccatagtaaaattaaatgagaatttttcacagtgtagaaaaaaatttatcatcaggCTTTCAAAGGCTAATTTTCTACAGACGTCCTTAGCGACGAGTTTATCATTTcctcaaaaaatgtttaatttattataagccCGATAAGTATTTGCGTACTAAGCCggcattaaagaaaaaaacgatTACATAAATTACGAGCTAAGTCCTTAAATTTAAcatgagtgaaaataaatggccggaaaaatgttaaaaaaatactaagacGTTTCTAACCGGAAATTGAGTTTCTTTCTCTTTTCATCGGCGAGTGGTTTTTTTCGTGTTTCCTCTCGACTCGATCATTTTTCGCTTGTCAATATCCAGTTCGCGGCATGTAGTATCTAGATAGGAAATTGTTGTTTACACTAAAACGCTTTCTTAATAACAAAACTTTCTTCctcaaacattttattttttattcattgtaaGTGGTTAGTTTTTATATGTTGCTCTGTTTGCGCGCGTAAACTCGAGCTGAGTGTTTTTATTTGAGTGTATTTGGTACCGCAGGTGGGCTGACTACTTAATCGTACCATAAACTTTATATCTTACTTGCAAATGTTAAGTAACTGGGCACCCGCAGGTTTACTTCAACACGAGTATCTGCTTAAGGCTACAAAAGATACTTTTGATaagagttttaatttattgattctatcttttatctttaaatttatagaaatttcaattaagAATTCTCTCTTGCCATttgttaattactttatacactttaaatattactacgataattattttcatttttttctttctttacatttttaatcaacgaatttaaataattaactaattattcaaGACGTTTTTTCATTTCGAGGTTagcaaatgttttttttttatcacgcaattttttttaattatcgcgTTAAAAATGtgggaagaaaaaaattatttaaaatttttttcacgcatgaagaaattgaatttaagtgcaaaattaatttaagagcTTCTGTAAGCtagcaaataaaaatggcGGTCTGTtatcagtttcaattttttttctttattacaaaaaaaaaaatataggatcaaaaaataaaaaaaaatttctttatgcataaaaaaagtgaacaataatttgcaattaattttttataaattcaactacaaaaaactataatcatttttaaaaaattgaggtTAGAAACCATCGGGtctgaatttttaatatggcGGACATAAAAAAGtcttttgtcattttaatgtcaaaagtaattgaatttaaataagtattacatattttatgtgataattaaatttaaaaaaagcctCGAATGCTCTTTGGTTTGgcggtaaaaaatttgaaattcaaattacaaaggtctatataatattaaaaaaatataagcgtATTACAGGATGTTTAAAGCGATAATATTCCTGACGTGAACTGAAGAAAAGCTTGAGGTCTTTGGATCGAAGGTTATATGGGACTTCCTGAAGACATTAAAGTGtccattcattctcataaaacgTCTGGACAATAACTCACGCTCATGTATAACTAACAATAAGTCCTGACTGAGTTTATGTCTGCATACAACAGGGATAGAAAATGGAAATCAgtaatagaagaaaaaaaatatatgaactcGAATGACCATCGATCCACATGTTTACTTGGCACGTTCGCTATATACTAGTAATacacttacatatatattatatttaaaactagaACAACGACCGGGAAGAGAAGCAAAGCCCAAGTTGGCTGGGAAAACTAGTCGCCGCGAATCTTCAAGTTATCAGGATTGTTCTGATTTCGAAGGCAGGAAATGACGACCTCGATCTACTTCCATATCTCGCGACCAAAACCAAAGACCCggacaaatttttaaacttttttacgaGACACCCATTTGACCCGGATGTTACCTTGGCTCTCCTACTTTTCCACAccttttttcacttttttcctCCTGTTATTTAACTCTTTTCCTGTCTTTTATCATACCTCGCTTTATCACAACTCTTTATTACTGACTAGGAGTCTTATTACTGTTAGAATAAAGCAGCCTTgtattctattaattaaaaggaCGCCTCAAGTgcttctgaaaaaaaaaatatttattttaaaaaccgtaACTTTCATTCATTTCtccagttaaaaattttctgtttattttttctgcacaaaaaatttaatgcgagaaaaatattttatttatttttaaattattcaaaaaactgaaaagattatttttaaattatttatgagtgacttaaaaaataatgaatatttaatttcatttgcGCAGACATTAagatttgtaaaattaaaatatgaatgcataaaaattttaaatttattaaaactcagcatcattttttcaactgaaaaaataaaaaattttagacgaagttaattaagaaatatttgaaaaattatttatttttttgttaaagaaaaaaaataatcagattaaaatttgtttcagaATTAGTGAGAGTAAATATAATCTgcatttgataaatatatcagATTCCATTAATAGCCTGTTTATTCTAccgtgattttaaaattatatcgaGCATTCAGAACATCATGCTAAATTACTTTAct
This genomic interval carries:
- the LOC103579768 gene encoding ras-related protein Rap-1b is translated as MMKSRHQFRRRFSLQPSSSLKEEKEDGPTKSIRNERLVESETDEKSSDAPARHKIVVMGAAKVGKSAIINQFLYNTFSPKYKRTVEEMHRGDFNVSGIQLTLDILDTSGSYDFPAMRELSIRSADAFVLVYDVNDASTFAEVEALRSQILASKGTVPIVVVGNKVDLVIENDNETDSDSEFQVNTERTRELVETEWENGFVQVSAKDNFNITQVFKELLVQAKVKYNLSPALRRRRRQSLPPPQHNSRTSTAHVPSLQQLQHLQQIRERSGGKRNSCILS